A genomic segment from Nicotiana tabacum cultivar K326 chromosome 9, ASM71507v2, whole genome shotgun sequence encodes:
- the LOC142164076 gene encoding uncharacterized protein LOC142164076, with protein MPEVPKYDETSDLEEHITTYTTSMKENDLALHEIESVLLKKFGETLTRGSLTWYSLLPEYSIDSFEMLIDSFIKAHTGARKVQSQKADIFRIAQGESELLRRFVSRFEKERMLLPAVPDEWAAKVFTKVLNLRSSDASRKLKESLLEFKATTWSNVHNRYESKIRIEDDLVGFLSSAKGREKNKEKMKDDVDSDRRTLRGRFLHYERTEGHGRSLRTSDKFTVDRRIDRGRNNRSLQDRIISGP; from the coding sequence ATGCCTGAAGTGCCGAAATACGATGAAACTTCAGATCTAGAGGAGcacattaccacctacacaacatCGATGAAAGAAAATGATTTGGCTCTTCACGAAATTGAGTCCGTGTTATTAAAGAAATTTGGtgagactctcacgaggggatCCTTGACATGGTACTCATTATTGCCTGAatattccatagattccttcgaAATGCTCATAGATTCGTTCATCAAAGCCCACACCGGTGCCAGAAAGGTACAATCCcaaaaggccgacatattcaggatcgcgCAGGGAGAATCTGAGTTATTACGAAGATTCGTTAGCCGGTTCGAGAAGGAAAGGATGTTGTTACCGGctgtcccggatgaatgggcagcgAAAGTGTTCACTAAGGTTTTAAACCTGAGAAGTTCGGATGCTTCCCGAAAGCTAAAAGAAAGTCTGCTCGAGTTTAAAGCAACAACTTGGTCGAATGTCCACAACCGgtatgagtcaaaaataaggatCGAAGACGATCTGGTTGGCTTTCTGTCATCGGCAAAAGGACGGgagaagaacaaagaaaaaatgaaagacgATGTTGACTCAGATAGACGAACTTTAAGGGGCCGGTTTCTGCACTACGAGCGGACGGAAGGTCATGGCAGGAGCTTACGGACGTCAGACAAGTTCACTGTTGACAGGAGGATCGATCGTGGGCGGAACAACAGATCGCTGCAGGATAGAATAATCTCGGGACCATGA